CCAAGCAGTATTGATGCCGGCAAGAAACCCTTTGAGAAATCTTTCAGCCTGTCCTCTTTCTTGTCCAGATAATGTGCAAGGTATAAAACCAGCGTAAACTTCGCCAGCTCGGACGGCTGAAAACTGAACCCAGGCAGCAGCAGCCACCTGTGAGCACCGTTTATCGGTCTGTAGAAAAACACTGCAACCAACAATACGAGTGTGAGGAAATAAAGCAGAGGAACATTCTTCCGCCATGTTACCAGGGGTACTTTATAGGCAGTGTACATAGCAAAAAATCCGACTATGACACTTACCATCTGCTTCTGAAAAAAGTAAAGCTCCTGCCTGCCAAGGGATATTGCCTGCATACTCCCCGCGGAAAGTATGAAAATAAGCCCACCCATCACAAGCACGAAGGTGATAACAAGTATTTTAAACCTGTTATCCTTTAATTCATTCATCTTCTTCTATCCTTATGCTCTGCACGAGTTCTTTGAAATGTGCTCCTCTGTGCTCAAAACCTCTGTGTTCGTCAAAGCTGGCACACGCCGGCGAAAGTACAACTTTCTGTCCTGCTTCTGCCACCTCTGCACCTTTCCGCACTGCACTTTCAAGACCCTCAGCTTTGTACAAAGGCACACTGATTATATCTTTCAGCGTGCTGTATATCTTTTCTCCGGCCTGACCATATGTGATCACTCCGGCACATTTTTCGTTTATAACATCCTTCAGTGCGGCAAAATTTCCGTTCTTGTCTTTTCCGCCCAGAATGATAACTATCCCTTCAGGCAAACCCTTCAGCGCTGTCAGAGTGCTGTGAATGTTTGTTCCTTTAGAGTCGTTTATATATTCCACACCATTTATTTCAGCAGCAAACTCACACCTGTGTTCCAGCCCAATAAGGTTTTCAGTGAGGTATGTTACATCACCTTCTAACCCTGCAATACTGTCAGCAGCAAGCAAAGCAAATGAGAGATTCAGCAGATTGTGCTCCCCTTTAAGGGGGAACTTATCTGTCGTACAGTAAAAATGTCCGAAGTCAAGCCTGCCATTGTTCACTTCCGGCAGAACCCTAACCGTATCTCCTTTATAAACTGATGATTTCTGCACCAAGTATTCATCATTTTCTATTATGAGTCTGCCTTCCGGCTTTAAAAACCTGAGCAGATTCATCTTATCGTCAGCGTAGTCATCCATGTCTCTGTATCTGTCCATGTGGTCTTCCGCAAGGTTTGTAACGACCACACAATCAGCAGAAAAATGCTGTAACATTCCTGTCTGAAAGCTGGAAAGCTCCACAACATAAGCACCATAGGCTCCACCTGTAACAGCTTCCGCATATGGCAACCCTATGTTTCCGCAAGCAACTGCCTCTAACCCGCATTTTTTAAGTATCTGCGCTATCAGTGTGGTAACTGTAGACTTCCCGTTTGTTCCTGTAACTGCCACGACAACAGTGTCAGTAGGTCTTTTTGCATCAGCAAGCTCTATCTCACTGGTATATATCTCAGGTGCATTTGCCATCTTCCGCAGATTTATCCCAGGGCTGACAACCACACAATCGTATTCATCTTTAAATTCAGCAACAGGGTGCATCTCAGCATTGCCGTCATCAAAGATATCAATTACGGTATAGCCTTCACCTCTCAGCAACTGTTCCGCGGCTCTGCCGCTTTTGCCGTAGCCTATTACTGCTGCCTTCATCCCTTACCTCATCTTCAGTGTAGATAAAGCCACAAGAGCCAGTATTATCGATATTATCCAGAACCGAATCGTTATCTTTGTCTCACTCCAACCGGCAAGCTCAAAGTGGTGGTGAATCGGCGCCATACGGAAAAGCCTTCTCCCCCCAGTCATCTTAAAAAAACCGACCTGAAGTATTACTGAAAGGGTTTCGATAACAAATATCCCGCCAACTATAGCGAGCACTATCTCATGTTTGGCTATGACAGCCACAGTTGCCAGTGCACCGCCGATGGAAAGACTGCCGACATCCCCCATGAAAACACTTGCAGGATGGGCATTAAACCATAAAAAGCCAAGACCGGCTCCAACCATCGCCCCGCAGAATATCGAAAGCTCTCCGGCATTGCGTATGTACATAATCTGCAAATAATCTGCAAACTTCACGTGCCCTGTCATATATGCTAGGATACCTATCGTGGCAAAAGCTATTACGCTTGGTGTGATTGCCAGTCCGTCCAGCCCGTCGGTAAGGTTCACTGCGTTCGAAGAACCGATTATCACAAAAACTGCAAATGCAAAGTAAAAATACGACAATTCAAAAACAACATTTTTAAAAAACGGTAGTGCAAGCTTGGTGGAATTTCCGCTTGTGTCAACCTGCATGATCATCGCTGTTGCTGCGACAGCGACTACTAGCTGTCCAAAAAATTTGGCTTTTGCAGATATCCCGTCAGGATTTTTCAGTATTGTCTTCTTGTAGTCGTCCACAAACCCCAGAAAACCGTATGCTGTGAACACAAAAAGCGTTATCCATATGTATGCATTGTGCAGGTCTGCCCACAGCAGACATGAAAACACAGCAGAACCGACTATGATAATCCCGCCCATTGTCGGTGTTCCCTCTTTCTCTTTGTGTCTGTCAGGTTCGTAACCTTTGGACTTCATATTAAAAGACATCTCCTGAAGCCTTCTTATGGCATAAGGCCCTATCAGAAGAGTAATAAGCAAAGCAGTAATTGCCGCATACGCTGTGCGGAATGTAATATAACGAAATACATTAAGAATACTAAGGTGGTCCGCAAGGGGAACCAGCAAATTATACAGCACTCTTCATCTTCTCCTCTTCCAGATGCCTGATGAGTTCTTCAAACTTCTGCCCGCGTGAAGCTTTGAAAAGAACAGTACCACAGCTCACTTTACTGATAAGCTGCATCGCCTCTTCACGGGTCTGGACTACTTTTATATTCCCTGTTCTCTCGAATCTCGCAAAGTTCTTGCCTACAAAAACGAATTCAACATTAGTGAGCTCTGACGCCTTCTTCATAAGCTTAAAGTAGAGCATCTCCTCATAGCCTTCTATCTCTCCCATCTCGCCGATGAAAGCTGTCTTCTTTTCTACAGGTATCCCTGCCAGATTTGTCATGGCAGATATCACCGATTCGAATCCGGCATTGTAAGTGTCGTCAATGACTTTTATACCGTCCACTTCTTTTATGCGTCCTCTGCCGTCTTTCGGCTGAAATTTTCTGATGCCTTTCATTACGTCTGTGTATGAAAGTCCGGCTGCCATACCTATTGCAATAGCCGGCAGACTGTTATTTACAAAATGACTGTAGAAGTGATTCAGCTTAAAACAGTAAGGAGTATTCCTTGTCACCGCTGTAAAGTAGAAATCACCATCAACAGTTCTGTTCACGTCGCCGAGTATAATATGAGATGCCATATCTGTTCCGAAGTACCTCACATCGGTCTTTTCCAGAACCTCTGATGTGACAAACCTCCGGCAAGAGTCTGCAATGTACAACACTCCTCTCTTCTGCATTCCGCTCACGATAGAGAGCTTCTCTTTCGCAAGCCCTTCGATGCCTTCAAATCTGCCTATGTGAGCATGACCTATCCCTGTCACAACACAGATGTCCGGTTTAATATATTTTGAAAGTGCCTCTATCTCTCCGGCACTGTTTGTCCCCATTTCAAAAACAGAGTAGCTTGTCCCCATCTTCATGTTTGCAGCGCATATAGCAACACCAAGCTCATTGTTAAAGTTGCCGTATGCAGTATAAACACGCTTTCTTGTGCGGAGCACTTCGCTTATCAGCTCTTTAGTTGTTGTCTTGCCGACACTCCCTGTAAGAGCTATTTTACGCCCTTTGTACCTGCCGAGGTTATACGCTCCCAGATCTTTCAGGGCGTAAAGCGCATCCGCAACCAGCACTTTATTACCTTCAATCTGCTCGTAAACATCCTCGTCTGTAACTATAACCATACATGCACCGGACTGAAGCACTGCCTCAGCATAACGGTTGCCGTCGGTTTTTTCCCCTTTAAACGCAACAAAACAGCTCCCTTTACGGGATTGTCTGCTGTCTATAACAAAGTTCCTGATCTGCTGATCATCCTGCACATGGGACCTGAGAACACCGCCCATGGCATTTATTGCCTGTGTGACTAGCATTCACTTACCTCCAGATGTTTCTTCACTTCTTCTCTGTCGTCGAAGTGAATCTTTTCTGTTCCGAGGATCATATAATCCTCATGACCTTTTCCCGCTATCAGGACTATGTCCTTTGGTTCAGCCATCTCAACAGCCTTCTGTATGGCTTTGCTCCGATCCGGACAGATGATAACACTGTCTGCATTTTCAAACCCTACAAGTATGTCTTCGATGACCTGTTGCGGGTCTTCTGTCCTTGGATTGTCGCTGGTAACTATTACCACGTCTGAATCAAGTTCAGCGGTTTTTGCCATCCTTGGTCTTTTGCTTCTGTCCCTGTCTCCGCCGCAGCCGAACACAGTTATCACCCTGTTTTCCTTAAAGCTCCCTAGAGCTTCCAGAACGTTCTTAAGGGCATCGTCTGTATGGGCAAAATCAACAAATATATACGCACCGTTTGACTTTTCAAACTTTTCAAGTCTCCCGGGAACATTTTTGAGGCGTTCAATACCACTTTTTATATGCTTTGCGTCAATACCAAGCATTATGCATCCGGAACCGGCAGCCATAAGGTTTTCAAGGTTATGTAGCCCGACAAGTGATGATTCCATTTCAATACTGCCCGCAGGATAAACGAATTTTGCCCGCAGACCTGAAAGCCCGAACCATATCTCCTCTGCTGTTATCTCAGATTTATTTGTAATCCCGTAAGATACTCTATCCACCTCAGCTTCTTTCAGCAGTCTTTCACCAAACTCACTATCTTTACCTATAACGCCAACACGGGAATACTCAGGAGTAAAAAGAATTTTCTTCGCCTCAAAGTATTCATCCATAGTCTTGTGGTAATCAAGATGGTCGCCGGAAAGGTTTGTAAATATAGCTACATCAAAAACCACACCGTTTATTCTGTGCTGGTGCAGAGCGTGGGACGAAACTTCCATCACCAGAGTGTCGCACCCTGCATCTTTTGCATCTCTTAATACTTTAAAAAACTCATATGTGGGAGGAGTTGTGGAATCCATATAAATAAATTTATCATCGTACTTAACCCCAGTTGTCCCCACCAAAACGGACTTGCGTCCTGCTGTCTTTAGTATTTCATTTATAATATAAGTCGTTGTTGTTTTTCCGTTTGTACCAGTTACAGCGATGGAGTCCATCTCTTCGTCCGGCTTGCCGAAAAAATTGCGGCAGGCACGGGCAAGTGCTTTTCTCCCGTCTTCGACTACGACTGTAGGCACTCCTTCAATCTTATGCTCGGCGACAACAAACGGTACTTTACCGCTCGCATAAACTTCAGCAGCGAATTTGTGCGAATCCACAGCAGCACCCTGAAAGGCAAAAAACGGCGCCTTTCTCTTAATGTTTCTACTGTCAATGTTGATATCTTTCACATCAGTTTCAAAATCCACGTCCAGATCGAAACCCTTGATGGAAAGTCCGTCAAGAAGCTGGGAGACTTTCATAAACATAG
This window of the Denitrovibrio acetiphilus DSM 12809 genome carries:
- a CDS encoding UDP-N-acetylmuramoyl-L-alanyl-D-glutamate--2,6-diaminopimelate ligase, encoding MKVSQLLDGLSIKGFDLDVDFETDVKDINIDSRNIKRKAPFFAFQGAAVDSHKFAAEVYASGKVPFVVAEHKIEGVPTVVVEDGRKALARACRNFFGKPDEEMDSIAVTGTNGKTTTTYIINEILKTAGRKSVLVGTTGVKYDDKFIYMDSTTPPTYEFFKVLRDAKDAGCDTLVMEVSSHALHQHRINGVVFDVAIFTNLSGDHLDYHKTMDEYFEAKKILFTPEYSRVGVIGKDSEFGERLLKEAEVDRVSYGITNKSEITAEEIWFGLSGLRAKFVYPAGSIEMESSLVGLHNLENLMAAGSGCIMLGIDAKHIKSGIERLKNVPGRLEKFEKSNGAYIFVDFAHTDDALKNVLEALGSFKENRVITVFGCGGDRDRSKRPRMAKTAELDSDVVIVTSDNPRTEDPQQVIEDILVGFENADSVIICPDRSKAIQKAVEMAEPKDIVLIAGKGHEDYMILGTEKIHFDDREEVKKHLEVSEC
- a CDS encoding UDP-N-acetylmuramoyl-tripeptide--D-alanyl-D-alanine ligase; protein product: MLVTQAINAMGGVLRSHVQDDQQIRNFVIDSRQSRKGSCFVAFKGEKTDGNRYAEAVLQSGACMVIVTDEDVYEQIEGNKVLVADALYALKDLGAYNLGRYKGRKIALTGSVGKTTTKELISEVLRTRKRVYTAYGNFNNELGVAICAANMKMGTSYSVFEMGTNSAGEIEALSKYIKPDICVVTGIGHAHIGRFEGIEGLAKEKLSIVSGMQKRGVLYIADSCRRFVTSEVLEKTDVRYFGTDMASHIILGDVNRTVDGDFYFTAVTRNTPYCFKLNHFYSHFVNNSLPAIAIGMAAGLSYTDVMKGIRKFQPKDGRGRIKEVDGIKVIDDTYNAGFESVISAMTNLAGIPVEKKTAFIGEMGEIEGYEEMLYFKLMKKASELTNVEFVFVGKNFARFERTGNIKVVQTREEAMQLISKVSCGTVLFKASRGQKFEELIRHLEEEKMKSAV
- the mraY gene encoding phospho-N-acetylmuramoyl-pentapeptide-transferase; its protein translation is MLYNLLVPLADHLSILNVFRYITFRTAYAAITALLITLLIGPYAIRRLQEMSFNMKSKGYEPDRHKEKEGTPTMGGIIIVGSAVFSCLLWADLHNAYIWITLFVFTAYGFLGFVDDYKKTILKNPDGISAKAKFFGQLVVAVAATAMIMQVDTSGNSTKLALPFFKNVVFELSYFYFAFAVFVIIGSSNAVNLTDGLDGLAITPSVIAFATIGILAYMTGHVKFADYLQIMYIRNAGELSIFCGAMVGAGLGFLWFNAHPASVFMGDVGSLSIGGALATVAVIAKHEIVLAIVGGIFVIETLSVILQVGFFKMTGGRRLFRMAPIHHHFELAGWSETKITIRFWIISIILALVALSTLKMR
- the murD gene encoding UDP-N-acetylmuramoyl-L-alanine--D-glutamate ligase, yielding MKAAVIGYGKSGRAAEQLLRGEGYTVIDIFDDGNAEMHPVAEFKDEYDCVVVSPGINLRKMANAPEIYTSEIELADAKRPTDTVVVAVTGTNGKSTVTTLIAQILKKCGLEAVACGNIGLPYAEAVTGGAYGAYVVELSSFQTGMLQHFSADCVVVTNLAEDHMDRYRDMDDYADDKMNLLRFLKPEGRLIIENDEYLVQKSSVYKGDTVRVLPEVNNGRLDFGHFYCTTDKFPLKGEHNLLNLSFALLAADSIAGLEGDVTYLTENLIGLEHRCEFAAEINGVEYINDSKGTNIHSTLTALKGLPEGIVIILGGKDKNGNFAALKDVINEKCAGVITYGQAGEKIYSTLKDIISVPLYKAEGLESAVRKGAEVAEAGQKVVLSPACASFDEHRGFEHRGAHFKELVQSIRIEEDE